The following proteins are encoded in a genomic region of Kineosporiaceae bacterium:
- a CDS encoding quinone oxidoreductase — protein sequence MRIEAFGGADEVLQFGAVEVAEPGEGDLLVAPEAAGVNFIDTYQRSGLYPIPLPATLGMEGAGTVLEVGPGVTEFAVGDRVAWLDVAGSYATQVVVPAGRAVHVPDGVPAPMAAASMLQGVTAHYLTTDTFPVRAGQTVLVHAAAGGVGLLLVQLAAAAGARVLGTVGSAEKADLARAAGAHDVILYRNQDVAPAVEQLVGPHAVDVVYDGVGRATFAASLDVLRRRGMLVSFGNASGPVEPVAPLVLATKGSLFLTRPMLVHYVTETAELRRRAEAVLSMVENRQLDVRIGGTFPLDQAAAAHQALEQRRTTGKVILTP from the coding sequence ATCCGGATCGAGGCGTTCGGCGGCGCGGACGAGGTGCTGCAGTTCGGGGCGGTCGAGGTGGCCGAGCCGGGCGAGGGCGACCTGCTGGTGGCTCCCGAGGCGGCCGGGGTCAACTTCATCGACACCTATCAGCGCAGTGGCCTCTACCCGATCCCGTTGCCCGCGACCCTGGGCATGGAAGGCGCCGGCACGGTGCTCGAGGTCGGGCCGGGCGTCACCGAGTTCGCCGTGGGCGACCGGGTGGCCTGGCTCGATGTGGCCGGGTCCTACGCCACCCAGGTCGTGGTGCCGGCGGGGCGGGCGGTGCACGTGCCGGACGGCGTCCCCGCGCCGATGGCAGCCGCCAGCATGCTGCAGGGCGTCACCGCGCACTACCTGACCACCGACACGTTCCCGGTCCGGGCCGGCCAGACCGTGCTGGTGCACGCCGCCGCAGGTGGGGTGGGGTTGTTGCTGGTTCAGCTCGCAGCAGCAGCCGGCGCCCGGGTGCTGGGCACCGTCGGATCGGCCGAGAAGGCCGATTTGGCCCGCGCCGCCGGGGCCCACGACGTGATCCTCTACCGCAACCAGGACGTCGCCCCCGCCGTCGAGCAGCTCGTCGGCCCCCACGCGGTCGATGTCGTCTACGACGGGGTGGGACGGGCCACGTTCGCGGCGAGTCTGGACGTGCTGCGCCGCCGCGGCATGTTGGTGAGCTTCGGGAACGCCTCCGGGCCGGTCGAGCCGGTGGCCCCGTTGGTGCTGGCCACCAAGGGATCGCTCTTCCTGACCCGGCCCATGTTGGTGCATTACGTGACAGAGACCGCCGAACTGCGCAGGCGCGCGGAGGCCGTGCTGAGTATGGTCGAGAATCGACAGCTCGACGTCCGCATCGGGGGGACCTTCCCACTCGACCAGGCCGCTGCGGCACACCAGGCTCTCGAGCAGCGGCGCACCACCGGAAAAGTGATCCTGACTCCCTGA
- a CDS encoding AarF/ABC1/UbiB kinase family protein, which yields MSDLPRRAVTRTAKLATLPLGLAGRTAIGLGKRVGGRPAELVAAELQARTAEQLFKVLGELKGGAMKFGQALSVFEAAMPEEVAGPYRATLTKLQDAAPPMPARTVHGVLAKELGPRWRRYFREFDDSPAAAASIGQVHKAIWKDGREVAVKVQYPGAREALLSDLAQVSRVGRMAAGWIPGLDIKPILAELRDRMSEELDYSLEAQSQHTFATAFADDEVFAIPDVVRSSEHLIVSEWLDGVPLSRLITDGDKSSRDLGARRYMEFLLAGPARAGLLHADPHPGNYRLTEDGRFGILDFGAVKRLPEGMPPQIGQLLTMALSEDAERVVAGLRDEGFIKPTIQVDPEGLLTYLSPFLEPARHTTWTFSRSWMRDLFTHINDPRRPQWSIGLKLNLPPEYLLVHRVWLGGVAVLCQIGGEVPVLQVLADWLPGFDVAALDYVQIED from the coding sequence GTGAGCGATCTCCCGAGGCGTGCGGTGACCCGAACCGCCAAGCTGGCCACGTTGCCGCTGGGCCTGGCCGGACGCACCGCCATCGGGTTGGGCAAACGGGTCGGCGGACGTCCCGCCGAGCTGGTCGCCGCCGAGCTGCAGGCCCGCACCGCCGAACAGTTGTTCAAGGTGCTGGGCGAGCTCAAGGGCGGGGCGATGAAGTTCGGCCAGGCCCTGAGCGTCTTCGAGGCCGCCATGCCCGAGGAGGTCGCCGGCCCCTACCGGGCCACCCTGACCAAACTGCAGGACGCCGCCCCGCCGATGCCCGCGCGGACGGTGCACGGGGTCCTGGCCAAGGAACTCGGCCCACGGTGGCGGCGCTACTTCCGCGAGTTCGACGACTCCCCCGCCGCCGCGGCGTCCATCGGCCAGGTGCACAAGGCGATCTGGAAGGACGGCCGCGAGGTCGCGGTCAAGGTGCAGTACCCCGGCGCCCGTGAGGCCCTGCTGTCCGACCTGGCCCAGGTCAGCCGGGTGGGCCGGATGGCGGCCGGTTGGATCCCCGGGTTGGACATCAAGCCGATCCTGGCCGAGTTGCGTGATCGGATGTCCGAGGAGCTCGACTACTCCCTCGAGGCGCAGTCCCAGCACACCTTCGCCACCGCCTTCGCCGACGACGAGGTGTTCGCGATCCCCGACGTGGTGCGCTCCAGCGAGCACCTGATCGTCAGTGAGTGGCTGGACGGCGTGCCGCTCTCGCGCCTGATCACCGATGGCGACAAGTCCTCGCGCGACCTGGGCGCCCGCCGTTACATGGAGTTCCTGCTGGCCGGCCCGGCCCGGGCCGGGTTGTTGCACGCCGACCCCCACCCGGGCAACTACCGGCTGACCGAGGACGGACGGTTCGGCATCCTGGACTTCGGTGCGGTCAAGCGGCTGCCCGAGGGCATGCCGCCGCAGATCGGCCAACTGCTCACCATGGCCTTGTCCGAGGACGCCGAGCGTGTGGTGGCCGGATTGCGGGACGAGGGGTTCATCAAGCCCACCATCCAGGTCGACCCGGAGGGGCTGCTGACCTACCTGTCACCGTTCCTCGAGCCGGCCCGGCACACCACCTGGACGTTCTCGCGCTCCTGGATGCGCGACCTGTTCACGCACATCAACGACCCGCGCCGTCCGCAGTGGTCGATCGGGCTCAAGCTCAACCTGCCGCCGGAATACCTTCTGGTGCACCGGGTTTGGTTGGGTGGAGTCGCGGTGCTGTGTCAGATCGGCGGTGAGGTGCCGGTGCTGCAGGTGCTGGCGGACTGGCTGCCCGGCTTCGACGTCGCGGCGCTGGACTACGTACAGATCGAGGATTGA
- a CDS encoding WhiB family transcriptional regulator yields MQLTALLDAVDRDEDARCEAAFPCRVNDAELWFAESPADVEQAKALCLDCPVRSACLAGALERREPWGVWGGELFIAGVVVARKRPRGRPRKCDIAA; encoded by the coding sequence ATGCAGCTCACGGCCCTGCTGGACGCCGTGGACCGCGACGAGGACGCACGCTGCGAGGCAGCGTTCCCGTGCCGCGTCAACGACGCCGAGCTGTGGTTCGCCGAGTCCCCGGCCGATGTCGAGCAGGCCAAGGCGCTCTGCCTCGACTGCCCGGTGCGTTCGGCCTGCCTGGCCGGGGCGCTCGAACGGCGCGAGCCGTGGGGCGTCTGGGGAGGGGAGCTGTTCATCGCCGGAGTCGTGGTGGCTCGCAAGCGGCCCCGGGGGCGGCCGCGCAAGTGCGACATCGCAGCCTGA
- a CDS encoding ThiF family adenylyltransferase — translation MAWQIKPGLRQVWRGPGTVQIGLDPRWGTVLDGLTAADATLLEALAEGRSLDPRARGPVAEREAELAALLTEAGVALTQRTDRVWLGEVGRHLDRLAPDAAAWSLLPQAGGGPNHDDGWHRLAARGRRTVRIVGAGRIGTALATTLAAAGVGHLDLVDPAPVSAADVTPAGAGPADLGSARERAARRAIRRVVGEDRAAARDVVPDLVVLVEPDAADAVAAQHLVARDVHHLSIVIREGTVIVGPLVMPGSSACLRCLDLHRSDRDPAWPRVLAQLLSARTARGTSRGRATLAEETACAQLAASLACLQVLADLDTLHLDSSLAEAARVPASASATLEVELPDGLISRREWPLHHACGCHALPSAGGTATMGR, via the coding sequence ATGGCGTGGCAGATCAAACCCGGGTTGCGCCAGGTGTGGCGTGGCCCGGGCACGGTGCAGATCGGGCTGGACCCCCGGTGGGGCACGGTGCTCGACGGGCTCACCGCTGCCGACGCGACGCTGCTGGAGGCGCTGGCCGAGGGCCGATCGCTCGATCCCCGCGCCCGAGGGCCGGTGGCCGAGCGCGAGGCCGAGCTGGCGGCCCTGCTCACCGAGGCCGGCGTGGCGCTCACCCAGCGCACCGATCGGGTCTGGTTGGGCGAGGTGGGTCGCCACCTCGACCGCCTCGCCCCGGACGCCGCGGCCTGGTCGCTGCTGCCGCAGGCCGGCGGCGGCCCGAACCACGACGACGGCTGGCACCGATTGGCCGCCCGGGGACGGCGCACGGTACGCATCGTGGGCGCCGGCCGGATCGGCACCGCTCTGGCGACCACGCTGGCCGCTGCCGGGGTGGGCCACCTGGACCTGGTCGATCCGGCGCCGGTGAGCGCGGCCGATGTGACACCGGCCGGCGCCGGGCCGGCCGACCTCGGCAGCGCCCGTGAGCGGGCCGCCCGGCGCGCCATCCGCCGAGTGGTCGGCGAGGATCGTGCCGCGGCGCGCGACGTCGTCCCCGATCTCGTGGTGCTCGTCGAGCCGGACGCCGCGGACGCCGTGGCGGCTCAGCACCTGGTGGCGCGCGACGTCCATCACCTGTCGATCGTGATCCGCGAGGGCACCGTCATCGTCGGCCCGCTGGTGATGCCCGGGAGCTCGGCCTGCCTGCGCTGCCTGGACCTGCATCGCAGCGATCGTGACCCGGCGTGGCCGCGTGTCCTGGCGCAGCTGCTCTCGGCCCGGACCGCGCGAGGCACGTCGCGGGGTCGGGCCACCCTCGCCGAAGAGACCGCCTGCGCCCAGCTGGCGGCCTCGCTGGCCTGCCTGCAGGTGCTCGCAGACCTCGACACGCTGCACCTCGACAGCAGCCTCGCCGAGGCTGCCCGGGTACCCGCCTCGGCATCGGCCACGCTCGAGGTCGAGCTGCCGGACGGCTTGATCTCCCGCCGGGAATGGCCCCTGCACCACGCCTGTGGCTGCCATGCGCTGCCCTCGGCGGGCGGAACGGCGACAATGGGCCGGTGA